GACGTCGGGTACCAACGACCCCACGGTCGCGCTCGAACTGGAACGCCTGATCCTGGACGCGCCGCGCCGCTACACCCCGTACCAGGCCGCGCGCGCCGCCGACGTCCCGATGGAGCTGGCCACCCGCTTCTGGCGCGCCATGGGCTTCCCCGACATCGGCCAGTCCCGGGCGCTGACCGACGGCGACGTGATCGCGCTGCGCCGGCTGGCCGGCCTGGTCGAGTCCGGCCTGCTCAGCGAGTCGATGGCGATCCAGGTGGCCCGCTCCACCGGCCAGACCACGGCCCGGCTGGCCGGCTGGCAGATGGACACCTTCCTGGAGAACCTCACCCAGTCCGTCGAGCCCGGGCTGACCCGCGCCGACGTCGCGTACCCGCTGGTCGAGCTGCTGCTGCCGGAGCTGGAGCAGTTCCTGGTGTACGTCTGGCGGCGCCAGCTGGCGGCCGTCACCGGCCGGGTGGTGCAGGCCGCCGAGGACAACGAGATCACCAGCGGGCGGCTGGCCGTCGGCTTCGCCGACCTGGTCGGCTTCACCCGGCTCTCCCGGCGGCTGGAGGAGGAGGAGCTCGGCGAGCTGGTCGAGACCTTCGAGAACACCTGCTCGGACCTGATCGTCGGCCAGGGTGGCCGGGTGATCAAGACCCTCGGCGACGAGATCCTCTACGTCTCCGAGGACCCGGCGACCGCCGCCGAGATCGCGCTCGGCCTGATCGAGGCGCTGGCCGAGGAGGACCCCATCCCGCCGCTGCGGGTCGGCATGGCCTTCGGCACGGTCACCTCGCGGATGGGCGACGTCTTCGGCACCACCGTCAACCTGGCCAGCCGGCTCACCTCGATCGCGCCCAAGGACGCGGTGCTGATCGACGGCGAGTTCGCCGCCGCCCTGGAGCAGAACGGCAGCGTCGCCCCGGCCGACTCGGAGGGGCCCGGCCTGGCCGAGGCACTGTCGGCCGCCGCCGGGATGCCCGCCTCCGGGCTGCCGATGCCGGGGCCGGACGCCGGGGCGCGGTTCCACCTCCAGCCGATGTGGCGCCGCCCGGTGCGGGGGCTCGGGCTGGTCGAGCCGTGGCTGCTCACCCGGCGGCTGAAGGCGGACTAGGCCCGCTTCCGGTGGGTACGTCCGCTGGGGGAGGTACCAGTGGGTGGTTCCGCTGGGTGCTTCTGGCGGGTGCGTCCGGTGGGTACGTCGGGTGGGTGCTTGCGGGGTCGTCGGGTGCCGAACGGTTGAAACCCGTACGTTCTGGAGCAGCCCGGTCCGGGCAAACGGGGCATAACCGAGCGAAACCGCCATAGTCTTGGTGCAAGCGACCGGTCGGGTGCGGCCGGCCGACGGGGGTCTGGCAGGACCGAGCACAGGGAGCGAGGCGAGCCGGTGAGCAGTGAGGCGATCATGACGGACCGCGGCTGCGACTGCGGCGGCTCGCGGCACCGCGACCCGCTGCCCGACCTGAGGCTGCAGTCCGTGGTCGAGCTCGCCCAGGACATGGCCGGCGCGCTCACCCCGCTGGAAGCCGTCCGGGCCGCCGCCGCCCGCGCCACCGAGGCGCTCGGCGCCACCATGGCCGCGGTCTCCGTCTGGGACCGCGAATCCGGCCGGCTGCGGGTCCTGGTCAACCACGGCGAGCTCGCCCCCGGCGAGGAGGAGCTGCCCGAGGACGAGTCCTACCCCGTCGCCGACTTCCCCGAGATCGTCACCTACCTGGACGAGCGCTGGACCACCGGGCGGCTGCCGCGCGCCTGGCTGCAGACCGCCGAGAACAGCGCGCCGCACCCCGGGCACGCACACCCGACCGCCGGCGCGTACTGCCAGGAACGCGCCGCCGCGCTGCGCCGGCGCGGGCGGGCCTGCTGCGTGGTCGCGCCGATCGTGCTCCACGGGCAGGCCTGGGGCGAGCTCTACCTCGCCAGGTCGGTCGGGATGCCCGAGTTCACCGAGGCCGACGCCGACTACGCGACCCTGCTCGCCGCCCAGGTCTCGGCCGGGCTCGCCCAGACCGAACGCCTCGCCGACCTGCGCCGGCTCGCCTTCTCCGACCCGCTCACCGGCCTCGCCAACCGGCGTGCCGTCGACACCCGGCTGGAGAGCGCGCTGGAGGCGCACAACCGGGACAACACCGTCGTCTCCCTGGTCGTCTGCGACGTCAACGGGCTGAAGCGGGTCAACGACCAGCTCGGCCACGAGATGGGCGACCGGCTGCTGGAACGGTTCGCCCACCAGCTCTCGCTGGCCGCCGCCAAACTCCCCGGCAGCCTCGCCGCCCGGCTCGGCGGCGACGAGTTCTGCCTGCTGGTGGAGGGGCAGAAGGCCGACGAGGTGGTGGCCGTCGCCGAAGAGCTCTGCGCCCGGGCCCTCGCGCTGTCCGAGGGCGAGGGCGTGGCCTGCGGCGTCGCCTCCACCGGGGACTCGATCGGGCCCGTCACCACCCCCGACCGGCTCTTCCGGCTCGCCGACGCCGCCCAGTACCGCGCCAAGGCCGCCCGGGCCGCCCACCCCGTCGTCGCCGGTCGCAGCCACGGCCCCGGCTTCTCGCCGGACCCCACCGTGCTGCTCGCCGACGCCGCCGACCCGCACCACCGGGCCGACGGGCGGCGGACCGGCGGGCGGATCGGCACCGGGGACCGGCGCCGGTTCCGCGGCGCCGCCC
The genomic region above belongs to Streptomyces sp. 1331.2 and contains:
- a CDS encoding adenylate/guanylate cyclase domain-containing protein encodes the protein MAEDGSSGATSGTNDPTVALELERLILDAPRRYTPYQAARAADVPMELATRFWRAMGFPDIGQSRALTDGDVIALRRLAGLVESGLLSESMAIQVARSTGQTTARLAGWQMDTFLENLTQSVEPGLTRADVAYPLVELLLPELEQFLVYVWRRQLAAVTGRVVQAAEDNEITSGRLAVGFADLVGFTRLSRRLEEEELGELVETFENTCSDLIVGQGGRVIKTLGDEILYVSEDPATAAEIALGLIEALAEEDPIPPLRVGMAFGTVTSRMGDVFGTTVNLASRLTSIAPKDAVLIDGEFAAALEQNGSVAPADSEGPGLAEALSAAAGMPASGLPMPGPDAGARFHLQPMWRRPVRGLGLVEPWLLTRRLKAD